Proteins from one Leptonema illini DSM 21528 genomic window:
- a CDS encoding ethanolamine ammonia-lyase subunit EutB — protein sequence MSDTFRIADRHYSFQNLKEVMAKATPLRSGDLLAGVAALTMEERVAARFVLADIPLQRFLDEPLIPPEKDEVSRLILEQHDEEAFSFFRTMSVGSLRDWLLSDHADFILASRALTPEMVAAVCKLMRNQDLILVASRCSVITSFRTTIGLSGRMSTRLQPNHPTDDEKGILAEIIDGLLLGSGDAVIGINPATDDISTVRRLLQLIDDLRNRFSIPTQSCVLTHVTTSIELIDKGAPVDLVFQSIGGTEKTNSSFGVSLALLKEAHEAGLSMKRGSVGNNVMYFETGQGSALSAGAHHGVDQQTIEARAYAVARQFSPLLVNTVVGFIGPEYLYDGKQIIRAGLEDHFCGKLLGLPMGVDICYTNHAEADQDDMDNLLTLLAAAGVNFIMGIPGADDTMLHYQSTSFHDALYARQLLGLRPAPEFESWLQREGIFDEKMRLSAVAPSLIEGVNL from the coding sequence ATGAGCGATACGTTTCGCATTGCAGATCGACACTATAGCTTTCAAAACCTGAAGGAGGTGATGGCGAAAGCCACGCCTCTTCGGTCAGGCGATCTGCTCGCCGGAGTGGCCGCTCTTACCATGGAAGAACGGGTCGCCGCTCGCTTTGTTCTCGCCGATATTCCCCTGCAGCGTTTTCTCGACGAACCGCTCATCCCACCTGAGAAGGATGAAGTGAGCCGGCTGATTCTTGAGCAACATGACGAAGAGGCCTTTTCGTTCTTTCGCACGATGTCGGTAGGCTCGCTGCGTGACTGGCTGCTTTCTGACCATGCCGACTTCATACTGGCATCGAGGGCGCTGACGCCTGAAATGGTGGCCGCGGTTTGCAAGCTGATGCGTAATCAGGATCTGATCCTCGTCGCATCACGCTGCTCGGTCATCACATCGTTTCGCACGACGATCGGCCTTTCAGGGCGCATGTCGACGCGACTGCAGCCCAATCACCCGACCGATGATGAGAAAGGCATTCTTGCCGAGATCATTGACGGCCTGCTTCTTGGAAGCGGCGATGCCGTGATCGGCATCAATCCTGCCACGGACGATATCTCTACAGTAAGAAGGCTCTTACAGCTCATCGACGATCTGCGCAATCGCTTCTCTATTCCAACGCAGTCGTGCGTTTTGACGCATGTGACCACATCGATCGAGTTAATCGATAAAGGGGCCCCTGTCGATCTCGTCTTTCAGTCCATCGGAGGTACGGAAAAGACGAACAGCAGCTTCGGAGTTAGCCTTGCTCTTTTAAAAGAGGCACATGAAGCGGGCCTTTCCATGAAGAGAGGATCGGTCGGCAATAACGTCATGTACTTTGAAACCGGACAGGGAAGCGCTCTTTCGGCCGGCGCCCATCATGGCGTCGATCAGCAGACGATTGAGGCCCGCGCCTATGCGGTCGCCCGTCAATTCTCGCCGCTGCTTGTGAACACCGTCGTCGGCTTCATCGGTCCGGAATATCTCTATGACGGGAAACAGATTATTCGCGCGGGGCTTGAGGACCACTTCTGCGGCAAGCTTCTTGGATTGCCGATGGGCGTCGATATCTGCTACACGAATCATGCCGAGGCGGATCAGGACGATATGGATAACCTTCTGACGCTGCTTGCAGCCGCAGGCGTAAACTTCATCATGGGAATCCCAGGAGCGGACGATACGATGCTTCATTATCAGAGCACTTCGTTTCATGACGCCCTGTATGCCAGGCAGCTTCTGGGGCTGCGGCCTGCTCCTGAATTCGAGTCATGGCTGCAACGCGAAGGTATCTTCGATGAAAAGATGCGGCTCTCCGCTGTAGCGCCCTCGCTCATCGAAGGAGTCAACCTGTGA
- a CDS encoding YiiX family permuted papain-like enzyme — MLRRTRTTSGFLFLYSLNVFLSLQLFAAPFDELREGDVVFQISRSSQSQAIQLATGSKYSHVGIIFKRAGRWVVFEAVQPVRFVDLSQWIKNGERSHFVVKRYADGAPDASQIAVMKKKAEAWAGRNYDGHFRWSDDRLYCSEVVWKLYDLVGLKTVPLKRFSDYDLKHPVVQQKMKQRYGGMPPLNELAVSPGDLFVSDRFRTVFER, encoded by the coding sequence ATGCTTCGAAGAACCAGAACTACGTCAGGCTTTCTGTTTCTCTACTCCCTTAACGTATTCCTGTCTCTACAGCTTTTCGCTGCTCCCTTTGACGAGCTGCGTGAAGGAGACGTCGTTTTTCAGATTTCGCGATCTTCGCAGAGCCAGGCCATCCAGCTTGCGACTGGCTCGAAGTACAGTCATGTAGGCATCATATTTAAGAGAGCAGGGCGATGGGTCGTCTTTGAGGCGGTGCAGCCGGTACGCTTTGTCGATCTCAGTCAATGGATAAAAAACGGCGAGCGATCTCACTTTGTCGTAAAGCGCTATGCAGACGGTGCGCCCGATGCGTCGCAGATCGCCGTCATGAAAAAAAAGGCAGAGGCCTGGGCGGGACGAAACTACGACGGCCACTTTCGCTGGTCCGATGATCGCCTGTACTGTTCTGAAGTCGTCTGGAAGCTCTATGACCTTGTCGGATTAAAAACCGTTCCCTTGAAAAGATTCTCGGACTACGACCTCAAGCATCCCGTCGTTCAACAGAAGATGAAGCAGCGTTACGGAGGCATGCCGCCGCTTAACGAACTCGCCGTTTCGCCCGGTGATCTATTCGTCAGCGATCGGTTTCGCACCGTCTTTGAGCGTTAG
- a CDS encoding helix-turn-helix domain-containing protein, translating to MNDALQIHWLSSGGIFSCIWGLQIIVSRAGRDRALAAALVVAGIWLLSGAYVFSGAAARWPLLFLWHLPIVYTGGPLMLLHYRRLFGPARLSRYHWILPVLAIAVPVVFHMLSDAEQREFFERGIQADDFVHLLVAAGNVGTKLSFLVYLLYIGWHVYRSTGNHRALLASGLFPVFFVYVLLFVDLLIGLVGFLIPSFLMIRISALLLPVNLFVFFVLSGRYPNAVQGLQEEMERRRRRRAKLGDLDLNAMALELDERMREEKIYADEDLTLASLARELATTVDRLSYLLNVHMQQSFSDYVNRWRVQEACRLLEDEPERTILSIGFAAGFNSRSSFHRAFLKETGLTPKEYRRRKSL from the coding sequence TTGAACGACGCTTTACAGATACACTGGCTGAGTTCCGGAGGCATCTTCAGCTGCATCTGGGGTTTGCAGATTATCGTTTCGCGAGCCGGACGTGATCGTGCCCTGGCAGCTGCGTTAGTCGTCGCCGGCATCTGGCTGCTTTCGGGGGCTTACGTATTCTCAGGAGCGGCGGCGCGCTGGCCTCTGCTGTTTCTATGGCATCTGCCGATCGTCTATACGGGCGGCCCGCTCATGCTGCTTCATTATCGCAGGCTTTTCGGGCCGGCAAGGCTATCGAGGTATCACTGGATTCTGCCCGTCCTGGCCATAGCGGTACCTGTTGTTTTTCACATGCTGAGTGATGCCGAGCAACGTGAGTTCTTTGAGCGCGGAATCCAGGCGGACGACTTTGTGCATCTGCTCGTCGCCGCCGGTAACGTCGGGACAAAGCTATCGTTCCTCGTCTATCTTCTCTATATCGGCTGGCATGTGTACAGGTCGACAGGAAACCATCGAGCGCTTCTGGCCTCGGGTCTCTTTCCCGTTTTCTTTGTGTATGTGTTGCTCTTCGTCGATCTGCTGATCGGCCTGGTCGGATTCTTGATTCCGAGCTTTCTGATGATTCGTATCAGCGCTCTGCTTCTTCCCGTTAACCTGTTCGTCTTTTTTGTGTTATCGGGTCGTTATCCGAATGCCGTTCAGGGGCTGCAGGAAGAGATGGAGCGTCGTCGCCGTCGTCGTGCCAAGCTGGGAGACCTCGATCTCAACGCCATGGCTCTCGAACTTGATGAGCGCATGCGAGAAGAGAAGATATATGCCGACGAAGATCTGACGCTGGCCTCGCTGGCCCGAGAGCTGGCGACGACAGTAGACCGGCTATCCTACCTTCTAAATGTGCATATGCAGCAAAGCTTTTCGGATTACGTCAATCGCTGGCGTGTGCAGGAGGCCTGCCGCCTTCTCGAAGACGAGCCCGAGCGCACCATCCTGTCTATCGGCTTCGCCGCCGGCTTTAATTCCAGATCTTCGTTTCACCGTGCCTTTTTGAAAGAAACCGGTCTCACGCCTAAAGAGTACCGCCGCCGCAAGTCCTTGTGA
- the eutC gene encoding ethanolamine ammonia-lyase subunit EutC — MKNKEEASAEQQITPIAGRLKNHTNARVGLRRSGISISTDELLNFQLDFARARDAVQREIDETDVFQKLQAIDGRALLVYSAASSLQMYLQRPDLGRILSVESEAQLKARSSEKSDICIVLTGGLSSAAIHQAFPLIERLAAALQGEGTTVAPLVLAHRGRVAIGDPIGALLKAQLSLVLVGERPGMSSSNSLGAYLTYAPQPGKTDESRNCLSNIREGGLSVDEAVFTLLWLIRESIRLKLSGVQLKDRSRESLTLKDGAKPIADE, encoded by the coding sequence GTGAAAAACAAAGAAGAAGCATCAGCAGAACAACAGATCACACCGATTGCCGGACGCCTGAAGAATCATACAAATGCCCGCGTCGGCCTGCGACGCAGCGGCATCTCCATTTCAACCGACGAGCTTCTTAATTTTCAGCTCGACTTCGCCCGGGCCCGGGACGCCGTTCAACGCGAGATCGATGAAACGGATGTCTTTCAGAAATTGCAGGCCATCGACGGACGGGCATTGCTCGTTTACAGCGCCGCTTCATCATTGCAGATGTATTTGCAGCGTCCCGATCTCGGCCGTATTCTCTCGGTGGAATCAGAAGCGCAGTTAAAAGCTCGCAGTTCTGAGAAATCCGACATCTGCATCGTGCTCACGGGAGGGTTATCCTCAGCGGCAATTCATCAGGCGTTTCCACTGATAGAGCGACTGGCAGCGGCGCTACAGGGCGAAGGCACGACCGTGGCTCCTCTTGTGCTGGCCCACCGCGGACGTGTGGCGATCGGTGATCCGATTGGAGCACTATTAAAGGCTCAGCTTTCGCTCGTTCTTGTAGGAGAACGCCCTGGTATGAGTTCGAGCAATAGCCTCGGCGCTTATCTGACCTATGCGCCGCAGCCTGGAAAAACCGACGAAAGCCGTAACTGCCTTTCGAATATTCGCGAAGGCGGTCTCTCCGTGGACGAGGCGGTCTTTACCCTGCTCTGGTTGATACGCGAATCCATCCGATTAAAACTGAGCGGCGTGCAGCTCAAGGATCGGTCGCGAGAAAGCCTAACGCTCAAAGACGGTGCGAAACCGATCGCTGACGAATAG
- a CDS encoding M48 family metallopeptidase produces MNLRTIALLILLAGGSLLVFALTKAEIRLPFESTLAPAFQILGKPIKRVDRALTRVLPIDEVDEARYGEAIALRYESFNGGTEADQAYVQSLIETVAAGTQKGFRYRAFIVETRSPNAFALPGGVVVVTSGLLETLKSESELVAVLAHEVGHVELSHCIDAVRLEIAAKKIGAAPLGEIADFAMNLMMRHSYSKTQENEADEYAWAYIKSSSYAPTGLGRSFRRLRTYYDPNRSDNETQRAPHPVSEYFQSHPHLEFREDKYLERAKAWRKAHPDEERCVGTALLVARTPLNTVTHDPSQWSTED; encoded by the coding sequence ATGAATCTGAGAACGATTGCACTTCTTATATTGCTCGCAGGCGGCTCTTTGCTCGTCTTCGCCCTCACTAAAGCAGAGATACGATTGCCCTTCGAGAGCACGCTTGCGCCGGCCTTTCAAATTCTCGGGAAGCCGATCAAGCGCGTGGACCGGGCGCTGACTCGCGTGCTGCCGATCGATGAGGTGGATGAGGCGAGGTATGGAGAGGCCATCGCCCTGCGCTACGAATCCTTCAACGGAGGAACAGAGGCCGATCAGGCCTATGTGCAGTCGCTGATCGAAACGGTTGCGGCCGGAACACAGAAAGGCTTTCGTTACAGGGCCTTTATAGTTGAAACCAGGTCGCCCAATGCCTTCGCTTTACCGGGCGGAGTCGTCGTCGTAACGTCGGGCCTTCTTGAAACGCTGAAATCGGAATCCGAGCTTGTGGCCGTGCTGGCGCATGAGGTAGGTCATGTGGAGCTTTCGCACTGTATCGATGCCGTGCGCCTTGAGATCGCCGCAAAGAAGATCGGAGCAGCGCCGTTAGGCGAGATCGCCGACTTTGCCATGAATCTGATGATGCGTCACAGCTATAGCAAGACGCAGGAGAATGAGGCCGACGAATATGCGTGGGCCTATATCAAGAGCTCTTCGTACGCTCCGACGGGGCTCGGTCGTAGCTTTCGTCGCCTGCGCACGTATTACGATCCGAACCGGAGCGATAACGAGACACAGCGGGCGCCGCATCCTGTATCGGAGTATTTTCAGAGCCATCCGCATCTGGAGTTCAGGGAGGATAAATATCTGGAGCGAGCGAAGGCCTGGCGCAAGGCGCATCCCGACGAGGAGCGCTGTGTCGGTACTGCCTTGCTTGTGGCGCGAACTCCTCTCAATACGGTCACGCATGATCCGTCGCAGTGGAGCACTGAGGATTGA
- a CDS encoding AMP-dependent synthetase/ligase, translating to MTTQTMAREAPASQKQSASHRSVAHLFLDSAERYAENPAFATREGGHFQMTTYAQLREQAESLATALIDLGLKPRDHVGIFAENRLEWIQADLAVLLAGAADVPRGADVTDPDIRHIVPHSGMRFLFVENTTVLEKMRRHPDLIKGVTLILMSGQDADVYAQADLIRRGRELRHQGDRRVEEHMAGLSSDDLFTLIYTSGTTGAPKGVMLTHANMISQLERIPVPIRTDDRVLSILPVWHIFERVFEMIALGRGCCTYYSNVRSLRDDMKNVAPTFMASAPRLWESVYAGILTNLEKASPVRRGLFALTLSVSRRFRGALRFLKGNELDITGRSSFLSMFRALWSIVEVLLLAVPFFLLDRIVLKKIRAATGGALRGTCSGGGALPYHVDLFFNDAGIPVLEGYGLTETSPVLSVRTPDLLVPGTVGPIYPDTDLRITDLNTGELLFTTEAGGPKRRGVKGEIHVRGPQIMKGYYKDQAATDKVLKDGWFNTGDLGMMTYNDCLKITGRSKETIVLLNGENVEPVPIENTLLQSPYIRQLIVVGQDKKYLTALIVPEIEKFPGHKEFTTLAIDPEALSVIRDEVKRLISAEQGFKSFEKVVDFRLLPKPFEQGDELTGKLSVKRHVVTERYAKLIESMYE from the coding sequence ATGACGACTCAAACAATGGCACGAGAGGCGCCGGCCTCTCAAAAACAGAGCGCATCGCATCGCAGCGTCGCTCATCTCTTCCTCGACAGCGCCGAACGTTATGCAGAGAATCCGGCCTTTGCCACACGCGAAGGCGGACATTTTCAGATGACGACCTATGCGCAACTGCGCGAGCAGGCCGAGTCCCTGGCGACGGCGCTGATCGATCTCGGATTGAAGCCGCGCGATCATGTCGGTATCTTCGCCGAGAACCGCCTTGAATGGATCCAGGCCGATCTGGCCGTATTGCTGGCCGGAGCCGCCGACGTGCCGCGCGGCGCCGACGTGACCGATCCCGACATCCGACACATCGTGCCGCATTCAGGCATGCGCTTTCTCTTTGTCGAGAATACGACCGTACTCGAAAAGATGCGCCGTCACCCCGACCTGATCAAGGGCGTAACGCTCATTCTGATGAGCGGACAGGATGCAGACGTTTATGCGCAGGCCGATCTTATCCGCCGGGGACGCGAGCTGCGTCATCAGGGCGATCGACGTGTTGAAGAGCACATGGCCGGTCTTTCATCTGACGATCTCTTTACGCTGATCTATACGTCGGGGACGACAGGCGCCCCTAAAGGCGTCATGCTCACGCATGCGAACATGATTTCGCAGCTGGAGCGCATCCCTGTGCCAATCCGCACCGACGATCGTGTGCTTTCCATTCTGCCTGTATGGCATATCTTCGAGCGCGTCTTCGAAATGATCGCCCTCGGTCGCGGATGCTGCACGTATTATTCGAACGTTCGGTCCCTTCGCGATGACATGAAAAACGTGGCTCCGACTTTCATGGCATCGGCGCCGCGCCTGTGGGAAAGCGTATATGCGGGTATTCTTACGAATCTTGAGAAGGCATCCCCGGTCCGTCGCGGTCTTTTCGCTCTCACGCTTTCCGTTTCGCGTCGTTTTCGCGGAGCATTGCGCTTCTTGAAAGGGAACGAGCTTGATATTACCGGGCGATCGTCCTTTCTTTCGATGTTCCGTGCTCTCTGGTCTATAGTCGAGGTGCTTCTTCTCGCCGTGCCGTTCTTCTTACTCGATCGCATCGTACTGAAAAAGATTCGAGCGGCGACGGGCGGTGCGCTTCGCGGCACGTGCTCAGGCGGCGGAGCACTGCCGTATCACGTCGATCTTTTCTTTAACGATGCGGGCATTCCCGTTCTCGAAGGATATGGATTAACCGAAACGTCTCCCGTGCTTTCCGTGCGAACGCCTGATCTGCTTGTGCCGGGTACTGTCGGTCCGATTTATCCCGACACCGATCTGCGTATCACCGACCTGAATACAGGCGAACTGCTCTTCACGACCGAAGCAGGCGGCCCGAAACGTCGCGGCGTTAAGGGCGAGATCCACGTTCGAGGCCCGCAGATTATGAAGGGATATTACAAGGATCAGGCGGCCACCGATAAGGTTCTTAAAGACGGATGGTTCAATACTGGCGACCTCGGTATGATGACGTATAACGATTGCCTCAAGATTACAGGTCGCTCTAAAGAGACGATCGTTCTTCTGAACGGCGAGAACGTAGAGCCGGTGCCGATCGAGAACACGTTGCTTCAGTCTCCCTATATCCGTCAGCTGATCGTCGTCGGTCAGGATAAGAAGTATCTGACGGCGCTGATCGTGCCCGAGATTGAAAAGTTTCCGGGGCATAAGGAGTTCACGACGCTGGCCATCGACCCTGAGGCGCTGTCCGTGATTCGCGATGAGGTTAAGCGGCTGATCTCGGCCGAACAGGGCTTTAAAAGCTTCGAGAAGGTCGTCGACTTCCGCCTGCTTCCGAAGCCTTTTGAGCAGGGTGACGAGCTGACGGGCAAGCTTTCTGTGAAGCGTCACGTCGTAACGGAGCGCTATGCAAAGCTGATTGAATCGATGTACGAGTAA
- the eat gene encoding ethanolamine permease, which produces MSEPIKLKKTLGPLMLWGLGVGYVISGMYFGWNLGLPAGGTYGLAIAGLLITIMYVTFVFSYTELATTIPRAGGAFDYATIGLGRDVGFLGGMAQLIEFLFAPPAIAFAIGAYFQNFFPEAPVLPIAIVAYFAFTILNIAGVKTAATFELIITILAVAELLIFAGMTLPHFKMENLTVNPAPAGNIGIIAAIPFAIWFFLAIEGVANVAEEAKNPSRDVLIGFGSAIGTLVILAFLTFISAVGVGGWEAIVYPNPADTATVSDSPLPLALKHITGDDALLFHMLITIGLFGLIASFHGIILAAGRATFEFGRVKYFPGALGKVQKKFQTPANALIFNMFVGIAALFTGKTGDIITISVFGALLLYIISMLSLFALRKKHPKIPRPFKVPMYPVFPAIALIIATVSFVALCFYYPIHALIFGALMGAGYAYFFFFVRARAEHHVHLHESLQTAD; this is translated from the coding sequence ATGTCCGAACCAATCAAACTTAAAAAAACGCTGGGCCCGCTCATGCTCTGGGGTCTGGGCGTCGGCTATGTCATTTCGGGGATGTACTTCGGCTGGAACCTCGGTCTGCCTGCCGGTGGAACCTATGGCCTTGCTATTGCCGGGCTTTTGATAACGATTATGTACGTTACCTTCGTCTTCAGCTATACGGAGCTGGCCACAACCATACCGAGGGCCGGTGGAGCCTTCGACTACGCTACGATCGGCCTGGGCCGAGATGTCGGCTTTCTGGGTGGCATGGCGCAGCTGATCGAGTTTCTCTTCGCTCCGCCCGCTATCGCCTTCGCCATTGGAGCGTATTTTCAGAACTTCTTTCCCGAAGCTCCCGTTCTTCCGATCGCCATCGTCGCCTACTTCGCCTTTACGATCCTGAACATCGCCGGTGTGAAAACCGCGGCGACCTTTGAATTGATCATCACGATACTGGCCGTAGCTGAATTGCTCATCTTCGCCGGTATGACTCTGCCGCATTTTAAAATGGAGAACCTGACGGTGAATCCAGCGCCGGCAGGCAACATCGGAATCATAGCGGCCATCCCCTTCGCTATCTGGTTCTTTCTCGCCATCGAAGGAGTGGCGAACGTCGCCGAAGAGGCGAAAAACCCGTCAAGAGACGTGTTGATCGGATTCGGTTCTGCCATCGGCACGCTGGTAATCCTGGCCTTTCTCACGTTCATCTCGGCGGTCGGCGTCGGTGGCTGGGAGGCGATTGTTTATCCGAATCCTGCCGATACGGCAACGGTTTCAGATTCTCCGCTGCCGCTTGCGCTGAAGCACATTACGGGCGACGACGCCCTGCTCTTTCATATGCTGATTACGATCGGCCTGTTCGGATTAATCGCCTCGTTCCACGGAATCATTCTCGCCGCGGGACGGGCCACCTTCGAATTCGGGCGCGTGAAATATTTTCCCGGAGCTCTGGGAAAGGTGCAGAAGAAGTTTCAGACGCCGGCCAATGCGCTGATCTTCAACATGTTTGTGGGCATAGCCGCCCTCTTTACTGGCAAGACGGGCGACATCATTACAATCTCGGTTTTTGGAGCACTGCTGCTTTACATCATCTCCATGCTCTCGCTTTTCGCACTCCGAAAAAAGCACCCGAAAATCCCGAGGCCTTTTAAGGTTCCGATGTACCCGGTATTTCCTGCGATCGCATTGATCATTGCGACGGTGTCGTTCGTGGCGCTGTGCTTTTACTATCCGATCCACGCCCTGATTTTTGGTGCGCTGATGGGTGCCGGGTACGCCTATTTCTTCTTTTTTGTGCGTGCCAGAGCAGAGCATCATGTACACCTGCATGAATCGTTGCAAACGGCGGATTGA